The DNA region GCCGTACCGGCCGGGTACGCTGGTGATTCACCTGCCGTCGGACGCCGCGCTGCCCGTCCTGCCGGCGGCCGTCCCGGCCGCGCCGACCGGCCCGCAGCAGGCCGCGAGCGGGCTCCTTCTCGAGGGTCGGCTGGGATAGGCAGGCGGCGCGCTTCGTGCACGCCCCTGTTTGCCGGCTCCGACCATCCCGCTATTATTGCCGGTCCCGTTCCCGCGACGCAGGAGTGCCGGATGACGCCGACCCGCAATCTCATCAAGCGCGCTCCCGGCATGCCCGAGGCCGACGTCTTCGAGATGACGTGGGAGTTCTTTGGTGAGCTGTGTCGCGTACTGGCGGTCAAGGTCGCGACCGCCGGCTACCGGCCCGACCTCGTCGTCGGGATCGCCAAGGCCGGCGTGATCCCGGGCGCGGTCGTCGCCTCGATCCTGCGCTGCGACTTCTACTCGCTCAAGATCAGCCGTGACCTCGGCGCCGAGCGGGTCCGCGCCCGTCCCAAGATCTTTTCCGCCGCCCCCAAGGAAGCGATGGGCAAGAACGTGCTCATCGTCGACGAGATCTGCACGTCCGGCGAAACCCTGCGGCTCGCACAGAATGCGCTGCGGCAGGTGAAGCCGGCCGACCTGCGGACCGCGACCAGCCTGGTGAAGCAGGGCGGCTACAAGCCCGACTTCTATGCGCTCGAGACCGACGCCACGGTCATCTTCCCCTGGGACCGCCAGGTCGTGAACGACGCGGGCGAGATCGTGACCAACCCGCTGTACGAGGGCCTCTAGGCATGCGGCTGGCGGCCCCGGTCCTGGCGACCCTGCTCCTGGCCGGGGCGTGCGCGCCGCCGGTCGAGGACGAGGACGTCGCCGAGGGGACGGAGCTGGGTGACACGATCCCGCCGCCCCCCTACTCCGAGCAGACCGCGCCTTCGACGCTCCCGCCCTCGGCCGGAGTTCCGGGCCAGCCGCTCGCCGTGGAGCGCCCCGCCAGCAAGCGGGGCGTGCTCATGCTCGAGGGCACGGCCGACACCGTCGAGTTCCGACTGGTCGAGGCGCCGCCGGAGTTCGAGCTCGGTTTCTCGACGTACGTACCCGCCGACATGACCGTGGAGTTCGACTCGGCCGATGGCGGCCACTCGGTCGAGTTCATCGCGAACTTCGGCGGCAGACTCACACCGCGTGCGTACGCACAGGTGTTCTTTTACCCACGCAGCACCGCGCTTCCGCTGGCGCGCACCACCGTCGACAATTTCATCACGGGACTGAATCCCGAGGTTGATCGCTCGGTCGCCGAGACACCCGAGCCCTGGGCGTACGAGCAGACCTCGTTTTCATATCCGCACGAGCAGCAGACCTTCGTTGGACGGATTGCCCTCGCGCAGAGAGGCGCCGTCGTGTTCCATATGCTCGCGCACTATCCCGCCGAATACGCCGATGGAATGGGCCCGCGGATCGCCGCCGTGCTGCACGAATGGCGGTGGGCCGATGGCACGCCGCTGATGCGCTGATCGCGCGGCGGAGGCAGCTTGGGTTCACCGCTGGCCTGGGTCCTCTTCAACGTAGTCATCCTCGCACTCCTGGCGCTCGACCTCGGCGTTTTCCACCGGCGTGCGCATGCGGTTTCCATCCGTGAGGCCGCCGGGTGGAGCGCATTCTGGGTCGCCCTGTCGCTGCTGTTCAACCTCGGCATCTACCTGCTCGTGGGACGCGACGAGGCGCTCGAGTTCCTCACCGGCTACCTGATCGAAAAGTCGCTCGCCGTCGACAACCTGTTCGTCTTCGTCCTCATCTTCTCCTACTTCGGCGTGCCCGCGGCGTACCAGCACCGCGTGCTGTTCTGGGGCATCCTGGGTGCGCTCGTCATGCGCGCCGCCTTCATCCTGGCCGGCAGCTACATGCTGCAGCACTACGACTGGGTGTTCTACGTGTTCGGCGCGCTGCTGGTGATC from Longimicrobiales bacterium includes:
- a CDS encoding phosphoribosyltransferase family protein — protein: MTPTRNLIKRAPGMPEADVFEMTWEFFGELCRVLAVKVATAGYRPDLVVGIAKAGVIPGAVVASILRCDFYSLKISRDLGAERVRARPKIFSAAPKEAMGKNVLIVDEICTSGETLRLAQNALRQVKPADLRTATSLVKQGGYKPDFYALETDATVIFPWDRQVVNDAGEIVTNPLYEGL